In Corylus avellana chromosome ca2, CavTom2PMs-1.0, the following proteins share a genomic window:
- the LOC132169387 gene encoding uncharacterized protein LOC132169387, whose product MEDEVQRRILDSLVNWFLRKEEIVDNKNKEEEEKKADDKYSLHREFLLYIQNWRGSKETKVDNEEILEERFVGCNGKKGEAAESGVLMPGIDQGGFKNEDCKLNEANLIDDHIVKQGTGWAREVSSLESEVQSRRIAREAEVQRRLLDYMVNWFLREEELVDNENKEEEEEEEDDKYSLHMEILLSLDNGNVVSWVETESFKKEQVEEIPKEMDAEMRADYQKCCRIAQQESNDLVLENVTVRGEKVDNENEEMEGRIATDDYSEEKGNNEDEEEDGVFLQRRIPDSIVNCRGCEEEKVDSEKEEEEGRDIHINEKVSEDASMLNQITKELDEIEFTLKKENDASAPGMIRDAAVHEHKSEEGVESREMESAGE is encoded by the coding sequence ATGGAGGATGAGGTTCAGCGGAGAATTCTGGATTCTCTGGTAAATTGGTTTCTCCGTAAAGAAGAAATAGTTGATAATAAGAataaggaggaggaggagaaaaagGCGGATGATAAGTATTCTCTGCACCGGGAATTTCTGCTTTATATTCAAAATTGGCGTGGCAGTAAAGAAACAAAAGTTGATAATGAGGAGATCTTGGAAGAAAGATTCGTGGGTTGTAATGGTAAGAAAGGAGAAGCCGCCGAGAGTGGAGTTTTGATGCCGGGGATTGATCAGGGGGGGTTCAAGAATGAAGATTGTAAGTTGAATGaagcaaatttgattgatgatCATATTGTGAAGCAGGGTACTGGGTGGGCGCGTGAGGTTTCTTCTTTGGAGAGTGAAGTTCAGTCTCGGAGAATTGCAAGGGAGGCTGAGGTTCAGCGGAGACTTCTGGATTATATGGTAAATTGGTTTCTCCGTGAAGAAGAATTAGTTGATAATGAGaacaaggaggaggaggaggaggaggaggatgataAGTATTCTCTGCACATGGAAATTCTGCTTTCTCTTGATAATGGGAATGTGGTTTCTTGGGTGGAGACTGAAAGCTTCAAGAAGGAACAAGTGGAGGAGATACCGAAAGAGATGGATGCTGAAATGCGAGCTGATTATCAGAAGTGCTGCAGAATTGCTCAGCAAGAATCCAATGATCTTGTTCTTGAAAATGTGACCGTGAGAGGAGAGAAAGTTGATAATGAGAATGAAGAAATGGAGGGGAGAATTGCTACTGATGATTATTCTGAGGAAAAAGGCAATAAtgaggatgaggaggaggatGGGGTTTTTCTGCAGAGGAGAATTCCAGATTCTATTGTAAATTGCCGTGGCTGTGAAGAAGAAAAGGTTGATAGtgagaaggaagaagaggaggGGAGGGACATACACATCAATGAAAAGGTCTCCGAGGATGCTTCAATGTTGAACCAAATTACCAAAGAGCTCGATGAGATAGAATTTACacttaagaaagaaaatgatgcaAGTGCTCCTGGGATGATCAGAGATGCTGCAGTACATGAACATAAGTCGGAAGAAGGTGTGGAATCAAGAGAGATGGAATCAGCAGGAGAATGA